Genomic window (Carettochelys insculpta isolate YL-2023 chromosome 12, ASM3395843v1, whole genome shotgun sequence):
GTTCTGAGAGCTCTGTGAGGTCTGGCCGGTCTccaggctcagcccagctcccatGGCTACAGTGGTACCTTGCTGAGCAGCGGCAGTTTGATGTGGACCCCAGCGCGCAGCCCAGTGCCTAGGTTGGATGGACATGTTAGGATGTAGCCCAGCCTCTCGTTCCACATGAACTCCCAGCCCCGTTCTTGGATTAGTTTCTCCACCTGCAACCCAAGGAAATGGGCCAGATCAGCCTCGCATTCAGctctccccagcaccaccccagcAACACCTGGACCATCTGTAGTTCCCACAGCAAGTCACTGACACTGGTGGAGTGAGCTGGGCCTACCCGCAAGGGGACCATTCCGTTGCACACAACAGAAAAGCCAGGTGGGGATGGCTGCTGGCTTTGGGAGAGCTGGGCCGGGGGAGCTGACGGCCCTGGGAGAGCTGCGCAGGGGCAGCTGATGGCCCTGAGAGAGCCGGGGAGGGTGGCGGATGGCTCAGGGAGAGCCGGGCGGGGGTGGCTGATGGCTCTGGAGAGCCgggggggcagctctgggagAGCCGGGTGGGGGTGGCTGATGGCTCTGAGAGAGCCGGGCAGGGGTGGCTGATGGCTCTGGAGAGCCGGGGGGGCGGCTCTGGGAGAGCCGGGCGGGGGTGGCTGATGGCTCTGGAGAGCCGGGGGGGCGGCTCTGagagagccgggcgggggtgGCTGATGGCTCAGGGAGAGCCGGGCGGGGGTGGCTGATGGCTCTGGAGAGCCGGGGGGGCAGCTCTGagagagccgggcgggggtgGCTGATGGCTCTGGAGAGCCGGTGGGGCGGCTCTGGGAGAGCCGGGCGGGGGTGGCTGATGGCTCTGGAGAGCCGGGTGGGGCGGCTCTGAGAGAGCCGGGCAGGGGTGGCTGATGGCTCTGGAGAGCCGGGGGGGCGGCTCTGagagagccgggcgggggtgGCTGATGGCTCTGGAGAGCTAGGGGGGCGGCTCTGagagagccgggcgggggtgGCTGATGGCTCTGGAGAGCTAGGGGGGCGGCTCTGagagagccgggcgggggtgGCTGATGGCTCTGGAGAGCCGGGGGGGCAGCTCTGagagagccgggcgggggtgGCTGATGGCTCTGGAGAGCCGGGTGGGGCGGCTCTGGGAGAGCCGGGCGGGGGTGGCTCACAGCTCAGGGACAGCTGGGTGGGGGCGGCTCAGGGAGAGCCGGGGGTGTGGCTCAcggctcagagagagagagagagagagacggctctgggatggccctggtgctGCCCTGCTCTCACCTCCTTCAGGCCCCTACAGAACCgctcaaagacccgcttcatgttGCCGCCCTTCTCCATGGAAATGAGGCGGGTATGATCCTCCTCGTTTATCCAGATCAGGAAGGTCTTCTCGTGATTGTGCCTGGGGAAGAGGACGGCACATCAATGCCTGGAGCCcacagctgggccaggcagttgCTGGGTGGCCCACAGGGAGGGGGTCCCCAGGAGAGATCAGCCCTTGTGATGGGCTCACGGCAGGAGGCTCTTGGGCCATTTCTGGGTGGAGAGCGCtgatccagccctggggagcagtcAGGTCCCAGCAGCTTGCATAAAGCCtgcctctgaccaggaggtgaGCTTGGGTCCTGCCCTTGCTGGCCCAGGGCCAACTACCCACCAGCAGCTGTAGCCAGAGTCCTGACAGCTACCCTGCAGCTAGCTTGTCCCACCCCAGTCAGCAGGCTCAGGCCAGGCAGGGGTCTGAGTGCAGAGCACATACCCGAAGGCAGCAGGTCTCAAGCAGGCGCCAGTGCATGTGTTGGTGGTCCCAGCCCAGCGTGGGTGGAGGGCCTGGGCAGGCAATGCAGCAGCCTGTCCCTGCAGCGCCCAGTGAGCGCTCCTGGGcctgacacctgctgctttgggATCTGCGCTGGCACTTTGCAGCCTCTGGGGACACGAGGGGTCGATACAGGCGGTGCCAGAGGCGGCTCGTGGCCTTGGAGGTAGTTATGTTGTTCGGATGCTGGGGCCCCCCAAGGCATGGGGAGCCTGGGATGCCAcaggcagccagtgccccccaccttccctggaGCGGGATCTTGCTGAAGGGCTGAGGAAGGCAGCGACAGAGATGGGTTTGTCAGCAAAAGCTGGTACCTGCACTGAAAACTGGCTGTGAGACCCCGGGGCGGAGCCGTCCCATCCAGAGGGTGAACCGGGGCaacctccccaggccctgcactttggggaTCCCCGCAGTGGccgccccagctgccccatggacgGGAgcggggaggattacctggggcagggagcaccggcccccacactcaccatgtggGCGGCAGGCTGCACTGCTGTGCCgcccctcccagcctcctgcgCTGCACATCCCTGTGGCAGTGGCACGTGGCCTCCACTGCCGCCGCCTGCCAAGCAGTGAGGCTCCGAGGGCCCATCAGGCCCAGCGCTGCAGCACTGCCCGTGTGGCGCACGGCTGGCGAGGCAAgtcctgctgctgcggctgcgcCCGGACTCGGGTAACCCCTAGCTTGGTTGGGCAGGGagtgatgtgggggtggagggggcaccagcagggccagcagcgtGGGGCGGTtgcccccaggctctgctccaggagccctgggggggagttGCCCCAGTCTCTGCCCCCTCTGGGGCTGCCCTGCTTGCTGGCTCAGGGCTCCGGGGGGATACAGGCTCTGCCCTCCGCTGCGCTGGGGTTTGGCCCCTGCAGCACAGAAGGCGGAGGTTTTCCTCGGGGGAAAGCGTGTGCTgtgcagaggcagggctgcaaGGTGGGCGCAGGCATGGGAGCCGCGTGCGGGAGGCAAGCTGGTCTGCATCTGCTGCTTGCTGAGTGTAACTGTGTAACATACATGGAGGTCCCAGGACTCTAGGTCACACTCACAGCCTGGGggggctctgcagaggtggggtcaCGGTGGCCAGCCTGTGCCCTGACGGGCGGCATAGAGGGGCAGACCTCAGCTAGGAGGAGCGAGGGTTTTACCATCTGAACCCAGCGCACTGGAATCCTGCCCAGTCTGGTGCCCGCAGTCCAAGACGGATGCTGCTCAGCTGGAGGAACGGGTAACTGGCCTGACCATCGTGTGCGTGGCAACACTGATGGCCTGTGCGCAGTTCTGGGTGGTCTCGCTGGTGGTGAAGGCAGAGCACAGGAGCGCATGGGGGGAGCATTTGAACTGGGCctgtgcaggagccaggaaaggtGGTGCTCCAAGCCGTGGGATGGGCACTGGATGGGCCTGGTGTGCCGGTGGAGGACGTGTGGTTACGGGAAGTGGCCCTAGAGGGATGTGGCTAtagggtgaggggtgcaggtgtGGTACTGTGCCAGGAGCCTTAACGGTAcgctgcccagcccctctgcccacagGCTGCCCACGCTTAGCTGCCCAGGTGAAAGCAGTGACTCCATACCAGATTCCTCGGGCATCAGGCCAGTCCCGGGCCATTCCTGCTGCTGTCAGTAAGGGAGAGACGGGCTTGTCGAAGAGGAAATGATCCTGGGGAAGGAGATGGGGCATGAGCCAGAGGCCCACAAGTGCTGTTCCCAGGAGCTAGGGGTTTCCTCCCTTCTGTGCCCCCCGGGTCAGGTCCCCCAGTGCAGggcaggcctggctgctggtggggcctgcAAGCTGCGCTCTGGGAGCAGGGAATGGCAGGACAAGCTGTGCTTTAACCAGTGGACAGGGCCTGTCACCTGGGCTCCCCATCTTAGCGTCCGGAGCTAGAACTGCTCTGCAGCCCAGAAGTCTACAGCTGGCGCTGCCCAGAACTGCCCAAGGGTGCCTgccttgccccaggcccagcagctgcaggacccagCAAGATGTTGGCAGACCCCGGTGCCAGTCCCCTGCCTGACCTTGGGAGCTGCCCGGGGAGAGACAGGCAAGTGCCAGGGGAGGTGCTGGCTGAGTGTCTGTGGCCCTTGGTGCTAAGCAGCGTGGCTGTGCTCtgcctctgcagccagccagccagcgcggCCTGCAGCCGTGCCCAGCCCTGTTGGGGCAGCAGGTACTCATGCAGCCTGCTGAGGACTCATGCCCGAAGGGCAgcctgaggggcagcagcaggaagagcttGACGAGCAGGTGGATGAGGGGCAATGAGGGGGTGACAGGGAGAAGGGCAGAAGCTGAGCTGTTCTCGGCTCCTAGCAGCCCAGTggctggtcctggtcctggccctgccccaccatcCTCGCTGCCCCTCAGCACCACATGGTGGCCCTCAGCCCCACTGGGTCACTCACATCAATGagttgctgctgctccttctcagTCATATCACTGAGGCGATAGTACCGGCCGGCCAGGTCTCCTGTCAGGCCACTCAGGGCATCCACAGTTACCTTTTCGACCTCTCTCCGCTCCgcgcgggtgcaggcagggggcaggctgagccCACGGATGCTGCGCCCTGTCCGGACACGCGATGACAGCACGTAGCGCTCATCAAAGTAGCCAGACTTAATCTGGGGATGGGAATGGGTGGACATGAGAGCCCTGAAATGGTGGCAGGCCTAAGGCATCAGCCAGGGGCAGAAATGGGGGGGCGGGAAGCCAGTTCCGTCCCTTTTCCCCTCTTTCGCAGCCCAGTAATGACTAACCTGGCCCCTCTCAGGGCCCAGGGTATGTGGTGGGAAAGGTGCCAGGGAGTCCAATGGAGAAGGCTGCATGCTGGTTTCATCTCACTGCCGCCTTCTGCAGTGCAAACCGAGCTGTCCCTGGTGCCTCTGAGCCAGTGAATGGCTGTCTGACTGTGACTGTTGATTTCCTTGTCCGTGACGTAACGGTAGCACCTGGAGTCGGGACAACTGTCCCATGTCTGTCAAGCACCTGTGTACCCCTGCCCAGACTTGTCCAAAGCACACCCTTGCAGTGCGCACAGGCCATAGGCATTGCGGGTAAGTGCGTGCCCCGCATGAGACTATTGCTGCTCAGCTGTTGCTGGCTGCCAGTGGTACCTTACACAACGCCTGTTAGGTACTGGGGAGGTAGGGCACAAGGGAGCTGAGGACACTGCACTGCTCAGGACAGCTGACAATAGGGGTTCTGGCCCTCTGGCACATGGAGCCTCCGATGGCCACACCGTGTCCCCCAGGGTGTTACACACCTTACTGGCATCCAGGTCTGTGGGGTGTTTCATGGTCCGTGGGTTGTAACCATTGTGTCTCTCTTGAATCACGGGGTCAAAAAGGTCTGCAAACACCTGGAACAGCAACAGGGCAGGGATCAGAGTAGGGTAATGGGACGCAGGGGCTATCTGCCTTCTGGGGGACAAGGTGTGCTCCCCATTCTGTGCCTTgctcagcagcacagggaaaGGGGAGATGTCCTGTTCCTGCAGCGCTGTCCTGCAGTTGGGGCTGTCCAGAGTACCCTTCTGTGCATCCCCTAGTGCTGAGCTCTCTGCCGCCCAACAGGTGTGTGGGCACTGCAGCCCGCTAGAGAGGCCAGTAGCAGCAGGGACTGCAGAGCAGGGCAAAGGCTAATGCACAGGGCACTGGCAAGCCAGGAGCCTACATGAGTTGGCAGCTGGTGCagcaaagctctggctgggacagCAACGAGAGAGGCAGCAAAACACTGGTCCCCCCCAGCAATGCCCCAAACGAACCCTCGCTTCATCCTCCCCACCTGAATGGCCAAACCACCCTGCCCAGCATTCAGGGGACACCTCCCAgccgctgctgctccccctccccgtcCCGCCAAGGCTAACGTGCTGCAGCATCTGAGAGGCCTCGACAGCTGGTGTCCCTAAGGCTCAGGAGCTTAGACTGTAATGCAGCGggtggggatggtgtgggggtcACAGCgaaggggccctgggcagtgggtggggatgtTATTGGGTCACAGTgaaggggccctgggcagtgggtggggatgtTATTGGGTCACAGTgaaggggccctgggcagtgggtggggatgtTATTGGGTCACAGTgaaggggccctgggcagtgggaggggttgTTATGGGGGTCACAGCgaaggggccctgggcagtgggtggggatgcTATTGGGTCACAGTgaaggggccctgggcagtgggtggggatgtTATGGGGTCACAGCgaaggggccctgggcagtgATGGGCGACTATGAGGTCACAGTTaaggggccctgggcagtgggtggggatgtTATGGTGTCACAGTgaaggggccctgggcagtgggtggggatgcTATGGGGTCACAGCGAAGGGGCCCTGGGCAGTAGGTGGGGATGTTATGGGGTCACAGTgaaggggccctgggcagtgggtggggatgtTATGGGGTCACAGTgaaggggccctgggcagtgggtggggatgtTATGGGGTCACGGTGAAGGGGCCCTGGGGAGTGATGGGGACTATGgggtctgtgatggagtgggggatacctgcgtgtgtgtgtgtgtgtgtgtgtgtgtgtgtggctcacagagggtgtgaggctcctgctgagggtaaccctgacaaccaggtaacacctttgtactgcagacaaaggaggaggtggagcctgaggggtctgaattggaactgggagttggaaacagttagtctgggctgagggagagagagaccaaggagggggcaaggccccggctctgggggcccctcggggcctcctctcccgagcatggattgaactggctgtctctgcctgctgtactgactcctctgtacgatgctgtgtcctgtcggctaataaacccgctgttttcctgctgagtgagagactctcctgcctgcggacagggtgcagagcctgggggaccccagaaccccatcacactggtgtcagaagtgagatgttctgcaccccgaggatggagcatccagtagtaagtgacgggcgacatggaagaagaagaggggcctgtgagacccaggtgtgctgacgggcagtgaggtgcagtttcccaaggcggaggggcctgcggccaaacccaagcaactgtggttgtggtcctcgagagggggtgtcacacccgaggaggggtactcctgggaatctgttggagtaggtcccagaaggtggaggggccgagagcccaacccccaggaacaagtgacccctgaggaggctgacgctgaatgagtttgtcccgagacagggtgctcatggtccttgagagcgggtgtcacactgaagaaggggttcctctgagagtctgttggagtcggtcccagagggcagaggggcctacggcctaaccccagggagcttgtgacctgcaaggagcctggcacactgaagggattcttccaggaatcgtggggtgcagagggcatcagcctgagagcctgcaaccacactgagcaactccgctgtgaagtggcagcacctggaaaccgaatcgagattaaaggagctgaacaaggcagtgtggatgtgcagtggcagagatgagggttaaggaaactcctgcagaggtgagcccggatcagggcagggaaccctgaactgcatggagctctgaaccgagtggcctgccacagctcaaggagggaaggagcgattccaacccatcatctactagtggccaagacagacctgcggagagttttccaggcctgggccgaggaaggtgcctgtgtgtctgtgcaggaaagcagctaatccactgggaatggcaagttgtctgtgagagaagctgcttcaccttctgtgtgtgtgtggagaccagccggggagctggggcagggacaaaggagagagtgtctcccattgtctgtctgtgttgaacagcagcagcagcagcctggggagagagcagagcctgcgtttggaaaaggtgccaatgaggaaactagcccattgtctgaggaagattccccagcctagggtggctggagaaggatccaccagaaaagagcattccaggtgtgtctctgaatccagccatgggggctggagcagagggaatggctctgggatgggcagtggtatccctgctaaggacactggtccttggtgcaagaaaagtgcttctgcttctgggaaagtgaatcctttgcctgagcctgtgggggctcgagatggagccaagatcccagagctggatctgagggcagctgaagcccagatgggaagtgggcctacctctgtgtctctcaggggggatgatgctttaacttggtctaatccagttaggatcatcagggaatcccagagaccagacgattctggtacttgttctttgcctgatgctgaggtgttactgggagggggtgagaggactctgtcctaccagagtcatcctctcaccaggacacaagaacagacgggcaatggagttacgctgactgatgaagataaaggagctggtagcagaagggaggaaagggaccctaaccttctgtccggtggtactggctgtctgcctggagggggattacatgggaatctgcctgatgggccagaagtgatcctgggtgtaggtgaaccccaggagctggttgtggctcaagggagcagtgcccctgtggagcaagacaggggtgagttgttgtctgggggagctcttgaggaagagaatttccctgaaacttttcctgacccgtctgtggggactgcagaaaatgggagtgaggtgaaggagaatgaacaggaaaggtgcatgtctgtaagagccagagccagacctttgcctggggagaagtttgtttcagctcctgatagCCAGGACCTGcttgagtgtgaaaccactggctgtgctctggaagggtccaaagcaggcagggtaaaagtttctcaggaattggaagttgatgcaagtaaagtgaaaactatcaggtagtgtgagcagccctgtgagaaccaagtaaaacagctgcagtcagtctctgtaggatgcaggagagcaccagcaattccccatctccaaatggtggaaacacttatattctcatactggattcgacttctgattccatggggaggcagtagttggaggtggaaggacaaaggagctttgggcctggtgggccagtaagggataaacagggattccttcatgtggattctgcgtctgggactcacaaaacaactctcagaaagcagtttggtttgcaaatttccaggctggctgggagggggccgtctccctgagatcatcaatggcccagctcttgttagaagggagggcacagccagagagatcaaatttccaccccagggggcaagggagaagattagaacttgatggtgctaagaaaggcctcagccatttatccccaaaataccagattctcaaggatgttgcacaaaggttgtggtctacccaaagagcaacgtaaatgtgcagttgcaatgggtttgttctgtaactcacactgactgctgtaaccaaggggtgctgctaccaaaagctgtagaattgtaccatgtactgaatgtttggaaagagccatttaacatgatgacattgatgtagaagcatgagttgtatgttgaaggagtctgtaactctgaaatgtcaccattgttccctgtaactagtcttgcaacctctcacatgaggaggaacattccaaacctattgtgtggcatggaaggggaaactgaggcacacaaccattttggtggtctggctaaatgccaagggtggaagcatttgtaccttcttttactggactgtagctgaattccaaacattggccggagcagctgtatggactggtggtcaaacagggcagggcccagaccagaaaagaactatttaatctgttggtgctgcagcatctgtatgggctctgcctgcccgacttgagaacgtggctgatggaccagagacagaagcagggagaccaaccaacctgaggaaactaaagggacttgcccggctgcatcacatgaaaagggccaacaccaagctcctgagttggagcctccccaaGCAGGATTacaatgtggaggtggtgcacatcaaggtgAGCACTGAGGGGGCAGCcaatgcccaatcacgaggggagggcctcaaacttccccaggtccctggctgagtgaccccgctcagttcggtctggaaggggggagagatgtgatggagtgggggatacctgtgtgtgtgtgtgtggctcacagagggtgtggggcccctgctgagggtaaccctgacaaccaggtaacacctttgtactgcagacaaaggaggaggtggagcctgagaggtttgaattggaactgggagttgaaagcagtgagtctgggctgagggagagagagaccaaggagggggcaaggccccggctctgggggcccctcggggcctcctctccccagcatggattgaactggctgtctctgcctgctgtactgactcctctgtacgatgctgtgtcctgtcggctaataaacccgctgttttcctgctgagtgagagactctcctgcctgcggacagggtgcagagcctgggggaccccagaaccccatcacagggtcacagtgaaggggccctgggcagtgggtggggatgtTATGGGGTCACAGTGGAGGGGCCCTGGGCAGTGATGGGGGACTATGGAGTCACAGTgaaggggccctgggcagtgggtggggttgTTATGAGGTCACAGTGAaggagccctgggcagtgggtggggttgTTATGGGGTCACAGTgaaggggccctgggcagtgggtggggatgcTATGGGGTCACAGTGAAGGGGCCCTGGGGAGTGATGGGGACTGTGGGGTCACAGTGAAGcggccctgggcagtgggtggggatgtTATGGGGTCACAGTgaaggggccctgggcagtgATGGGGGACTATAGGGTCACAGTgaaggggccctgggcagtgggtggggttgTTATGGGGTCACAGTgaaggggccctgggcagtgggtggggttgTTATGGGGTCACAGTGAaggagccctgggcagtgggtggggatgtTATGGGGTCACAGCGAAGGgtcctgggcagtgggtggggatgtTATGGGGTCACAGTGAAGGAGCCCTGGGGAGTGATGGGGGACTATGGGGTCACAGTgaaggggccctgggcagtgATGGTGGATTATGGAGTCACAGTgaaggggccctgggcagtgggtggggatgtTATGGGGTCACAGTgaaggggccctgggcagtgATGGGGGACTATGGAGTCACAGTGAAGGGcccctgggcagtgggtggggatgtTATGGGGTCACAGTGAAGGGcccctgggcagtgggtggggatgcTATGGGATCACAGTgaaggggccctgggcagtgggtggggatgtTATGGGGTCACAGTGAAGGGcccctgggcagtgggtggggatgtTATGGGGTCACAGTgaaggggccctgggcagtgggtggggatgtTATGGGGTCACAGTGAAGGGCCCCTGGGGAGTGATGGGGGACTATGGAGTCACAGTGAAGGGGCCCTGGGCGGTGGGTGGGGATGTTATGGGGTCACAGTgaaggggccctgggcagtgATGAGGGACTATGGGGTCACAGTgaaggggccctgggcagtgggtggggatgtTATGGGGTCACAATGAAGGGGTCCcgggcagtgggtggggatgtTATGGGGTCACAGCgaaggggccctgggcagtgggtggggatgtTATGGGGTCACAGCgaaggggccctgggcagtgggtgggattGTTATGGGGTCACAGCGAAGGGgtcctgggcagtgggtggggatgtTATGGGGTCACAGCgaaggggccctgggcagtgggtggggatgtTATGGGGTCACAGTgaaggggccctgggcagtgggtggggatgtTATGGGGTCACAGCGAAGGGgtcctgggcagtgggtggggatgtTATGGGGTCACAGTgaaggggccctgggcagtgggtggggatgtTATGGGGTCACAGCGAAGGGgtcctgggcagtgggtggggatgtTATGGGGTCACAGTGAAGGGTTCCTGGGGGGTTATGCTGTTGTGTTGTCAGAGCTCTGATCAGTGGTAGGGGGTTGAGGGGTTGGAGTGTGGAGCCTTGCACAGTGTGTGGGCCCTGCATatgggaggggtgttgtgggggcTCTGTACAGTGAAGGGCGTAGCTGGCCCTGGGTTGGTGTGCAGGCCCTTGGGTGCTGGTGGGGAGTTACTGGGTTTAGTGGGTAGCGCCCTCCCATGCAGTGATGCTGCAGTGAGGGTGTGGTTACACAGTGGGGtccctgcagggatgggggttcaACATTAGCGTTTCGTTTGGGTTGAATCAGTGGGGTTTGAACAATAGAATCACAGGCATGGAGGGACTGCCGGCATCTCAAAGGGTCTCGAGGCCAGCGCCCTGCTCTGAGGCAGAACCATTTGAACCCAGACCAGCCCTGACGAGGGTTTGTGCAACTGCCCTGAAAAACCTGCACACAGCCTCCCTCCCGAGCAcagccagcctgccccagagcccggCGCTCAGAGAGGCAGGAACGGTTGCTAATAGGAAACCCACCACACAGGGCTGCTGCTTTGTCCTTCTGAGCTTCTCTTCCTTCCTGCCCAGCAAATGCAGCCCTAAGGAAGGGGCACAGCTGGCTTGGGACAGGCAATTGCACAgcgagcccttccaggagcctgcCGCATGCTTGACTCTGGCCTGGACACAACAGCACCACTGCCACACGTCATAcctacctcacagagctggaagggacctcaggaggtcatgggtcagccacccctgcccagctctcccagaGCCGTCAGCCGCCCCTGGGTTGGAATGGGCGTGGGGGCTAGGCCCTGTGAATGAAGGCAGCCAGGACTGCTTTGCTGGGGCTGCCGCTCCTGTGAAGCTGTCAGGGCAGCACCTGTGGGCTGTAAAGGCGCACGGAGCCTCAGCAATATGGGGAGCTGTGCGGAGCCCATGGGGAGGCAGAATCTGCTGACTGGAGCAGGGGCCAGATGGAGGGCCGAAGATTTGGCTCACACTGGAGCCAAAGGCTAAGCAGGTGTAAAGCCCTGGGAGCCTcttgctgacccctgcagggctggcaagcagcagctgaGGTGAGGGGCCATCCTGGGGAAGTGttgccctagcagagtggggctgggctggggggtctgaagggtggggagtcgccctagcagagtggggttgggctggggggtctgaagggtggggagtcgccctagcagtgtggggttgagctggggagtctgaagggtggggagtcgccctagcagagtgggattgggctggggggtctgaagggtggggagtcgccctagcagagtggggctgggctgggggtctgaagggtggggagtcgccctagcagagtggggctgggctgtggggggtttgaagggtggggagtcaccctagcacagtggggttgggctgtgggggggtttgaagggtggggagtcgccctagcacagtggggttgggctgggggtctgaagggtggggagtcgccctagcacagtggggttgggctggggggtctgaagggtggggagtcgccctagcagtgtggggttgggctggggagtctgaagggtggggagtcgccctagcagagtgggattgggctggggggtctgaagggtggggagtcgccctagcagactggggctgggctgtggggggtttgaagggtggggagtcaccctagcacagtggggttgggctgggggtctgaagggtggggagtcgccctagcagagtggggctgggctgtggggggtttgaagggtAGGGAGTCaccctagcacagtggggttgggctgggggtctgaagggtggggagtcgccctagcacagtggggttgggctggggg
Coding sequences:
- the CKMT1A gene encoding creatine kinase U-type, mitochondrial, which gives rise to MASTFARLLCARKSAGLLAVVGAGSLATGFLLTRDAVSAGERQRRRYPPSAEYPDLRKHNNCMASNLTPAIYTRLCDKTTPNNWTLDQCIQTGVDNPGHPFIKTVGMVAGDEESYEVFADLFDPVIQERHNGYNPRTMKHPTDLDASKIKSGYFDERYVLSSRVRTGRSIRGLSLPPACTRAERREVEKVTVDALSGLTGDLAGRYYRLSDMTEKEQQQLIDDHFLFDKPVSPLLTAAGMARDWPDARGIWHNHEKTFLIWINEEDHTRLISMEKGGNMKRVFERFCRGLKEVEKLIQERGWEFMWNERLGYILTCPSNLGTGLRAGVHIKLPLLSKDSRFTKILENLRLQKRGTGGVDTAATGSIFDISNLDRLGKSEVELVQLVIDGVNYLIDCERRLEKGQDIRIPSPVSQFRH